The following proteins are encoded in a genomic region of Planococcus lenghuensis:
- a CDS encoding GmrSD restriction endonuclease domain-containing protein encodes MSELTTLDKLFKDKIFRIPDYQRGYAWQKSQLKDFWEDLVNLPSSRSHYTGLLTLKEMKSEQVKENQNEYWLIDDYSYKMYEVIDGQQRLTTTIILIQSFIDFMREKYPEKEDKDIFVSDTLNLSTIVERFLYRTKPTKNEYRTYKFGYAIDNPSEEFLRYRIFKEPNAGTITETFYTLNLRNANLYFKKQLEELAANEGMDGLLKLFRKLTKNFLFNEFIIKDEFDVFVAFETMNNRGKKLSDLELLKNRLIYLTTLYSSKELDEADRTSMRNDINLAWKEAYHQLGRNEKRPLNDDDFLKAHWIMYFKYSRKRGNDYIKFLLDEQFSPQRIYENTERAVELEDPEEQREDEINEAEDIQESADETALINGSNNERLSSSAIKDYVHSLKASSVHWFNSHYPEFATGMDPKEVKMLDRLNRIGMGYFRPLVMSILKNEAVLEKRLEAFKSIERFIFLVFRLDQVRRTYRDSEFYNAARELDQKKLTIDEIKEKLEYNASYFFNEDGSIDESYFYELLKKKFSKNNQSGYYGWNGLRYFLYEYESSLQDSSRQKKVDWNDLLKTLKDRITIEHIFPQTPDNNYWQQNFRDIDSKDLYYYQGSLGNLLLLSGSINSSLQNDSFQDKKKPKYDLDNNKIRNGYSDGSHSEIEVSAYQDWTPDAIRERGMKLLNFMEKRWNIKFKDEEAKERLLFLDI; translated from the coding sequence ATGAGCGAGCTAACAACGTTAGATAAACTGTTTAAGGATAAAATATTTCGTATACCTGATTATCAAAGAGGATATGCTTGGCAAAAAAGTCAGCTGAAAGATTTCTGGGAAGATCTAGTGAATCTCCCGAGCAGCAGATCTCATTACACAGGATTATTAACCCTGAAAGAGATGAAATCTGAGCAGGTCAAGGAAAATCAGAATGAATATTGGTTAATAGATGACTACTCTTACAAAATGTATGAAGTCATTGATGGGCAGCAGCGACTCACGACGACCATCATTCTCATTCAATCCTTCATTGATTTTATGAGAGAGAAGTATCCTGAGAAGGAAGACAAGGATATCTTTGTATCTGATACGCTTAATCTGAGCACAATTGTCGAACGGTTCCTCTATAGAACTAAACCTACTAAGAATGAGTATCGTACATATAAATTTGGCTATGCAATTGATAACCCAAGTGAAGAGTTCCTGCGCTACCGGATTTTTAAAGAGCCGAATGCTGGGACGATAACAGAAACATTTTATACATTGAATCTTCGAAATGCTAACCTATATTTTAAAAAGCAGTTAGAGGAGTTAGCAGCAAACGAGGGCATGGATGGTTTGTTAAAATTGTTTCGCAAACTGACAAAGAATTTTTTGTTCAATGAGTTCATCATTAAAGACGAGTTCGATGTCTTTGTCGCGTTTGAAACGATGAATAACAGAGGGAAAAAGCTATCTGATTTGGAACTTTTAAAGAATCGCTTGATTTACTTAACTACGTTGTACAGCTCAAAAGAACTGGATGAAGCAGATAGAACGAGTATGCGGAACGACATTAATTTGGCTTGGAAGGAAGCATACCATCAACTTGGACGAAACGAGAAACGGCCCTTAAATGATGATGACTTCCTAAAAGCACACTGGATCATGTATTTCAAGTATTCACGTAAACGCGGTAACGATTATATAAAATTCCTTTTGGATGAACAATTTTCTCCTCAACGGATTTATGAGAATACGGAAAGAGCGGTTGAACTGGAAGATCCTGAGGAGCAGCGAGAAGATGAAATTAATGAAGCGGAGGATATTCAAGAATCGGCAGATGAGACAGCATTAATTAATGGCAGTAACAATGAAAGACTTAGCTCGTCAGCCATTAAGGACTATGTTCATTCGCTGAAAGCTTCTTCAGTTCATTGGTTTAATTCTCATTACCCGGAATTTGCGACAGGAATGGACCCGAAAGAAGTGAAAATGTTAGACAGATTGAATCGGATTGGTATGGGTTATTTCAGGCCTTTGGTGATGTCAATCTTAAAAAATGAAGCAGTGCTAGAGAAGAGGCTTGAAGCATTTAAGAGCATAGAACGATTCATCTTCCTTGTGTTTCGACTGGACCAAGTAAGAAGGACTTACCGAGATAGTGAATTCTATAATGCTGCTCGTGAACTCGATCAGAAGAAACTAACGATAGATGAGATTAAGGAAAAACTAGAATATAACGCTTCTTACTTCTTCAATGAGGATGGATCAATTGATGAATCCTACTTCTATGAGCTATTGAAGAAAAAGTTTAGCAAAAATAATCAGAGCGGGTACTATGGCTGGAATGGGCTTAGATATTTTCTTTATGAGTACGAATCATCACTTCAGGATAGTAGTCGTCAGAAGAAAGTTGATTGGAATGACTTACTAAAGACTTTGAAAGACAGAATTACTATTGAACACATATTCCCTCAGACACCCGATAATAATTACTGGCAACAGAACTTTAGGGACATCGACTCTAAAGACCTATATTATTACCAGGGGTCTCTTGGGAATCTACTTTTATTGTCCGGATCTATCAATAGCTCTTTACAGAACGACAGCTTCCAAGATAAGAAAAAACCAAAGTATGACCTAGACAACAATAAAATTCGAAATGGCTACTCGGATGGATCACATTCAGAGATTGAAGTATCAGCTTATCAAGATTGGACTCCAGATGCCATTAGGGAAAGAGGGATGAAACTACTTAACTTTATGGAGAAGCGCTGGAATATAAAATTTAAAGATGAAGAAGCAAAAGAGCGGCTGTTATTTTTGGATATTTAG
- a CDS encoding DEAD/DEAH box helicase, whose translation MEVKGASPAITDHLNGQGRKLPVSSEGKRTRFAESQQVKSDLKELRKHPVLHDEEIPQFFDNPKSLFPDHEFSFDIESFSERVKGFITIARPRSVFRNGKTEWFDSESGEPVPFDEEELKKEIEKDPKRSFYRLASTYIYAGNGLKADLGFGKEEKESDSTRVTLDIYDNERALEYDVKAKGRGFESFPIPKTLQANLYDYQKEGFDWLCSLEKSGSAGLLADDMGLGKTMQVIAFLLHQREQDKLVPSLIVLPIALIENWKNEIEKFAPVLKDSIYIHQGSQRIKDVAFLENQPLTFISYDTLKVDQLIFGQVTYQNIIADEAQNIKSHLSSRSRALRAMKGNFRLAMTGTPVENGLEELWTIMDFVAPGEMFSLAEFKAQFVKQTNHELLMTKLKDFYLRRTKQEVLADRLPQKHLLAPVYLNASAKQKHLAGTVRSSMSGGQASALNALMHLRQLYAHPAVVTDEEPLVRDSPKLVELMALLGRVQKQQEKVLVFTEFRKVHSILKTEITKKYGIHVPVIDGTTANRSEVVRQFNEKSGFAVMLLSPKAAGVGLTITSANHVIHFTRWWNPAVENQATDRAYRIGQTKDVYVYQLITKDAENFPKGTVEELMHELLSEKSALAENVIVPFDTASFQRQVLEKMKSV comes from the coding sequence TTGGAAGTCAAAGGTGCTTCACCGGCAATTACGGATCATTTAAACGGTCAGGGCAGAAAACTGCCTGTAAGCTCTGAGGGGAAGCGGACACGGTTTGCCGAAAGTCAGCAAGTCAAAAGTGATCTGAAAGAGCTTCGAAAACATCCGGTTCTGCATGATGAAGAAATCCCACAGTTTTTCGATAATCCGAAATCCCTTTTCCCTGACCATGAGTTTAGCTTTGATATTGAGTCATTCTCTGAGCGAGTGAAAGGATTTATCACCATTGCCCGTCCACGTTCGGTTTTTCGTAATGGGAAAACAGAATGGTTCGATTCAGAAAGCGGAGAACCTGTCCCTTTTGACGAGGAAGAATTGAAGAAGGAAATCGAGAAAGATCCTAAGCGTTCTTTTTACCGTCTGGCATCAACCTATATCTATGCCGGTAATGGATTAAAAGCGGATTTAGGATTTGGAAAAGAAGAAAAAGAATCTGACAGTACGAGAGTGACTTTGGATATTTATGATAATGAAAGGGCCTTGGAGTACGACGTGAAAGCCAAAGGGAGAGGATTCGAATCTTTTCCTATTCCGAAGACTTTGCAAGCCAATTTGTATGATTATCAAAAAGAAGGCTTTGACTGGCTATGCAGTCTGGAGAAAAGTGGCTCCGCCGGTTTGCTCGCTGACGATATGGGTCTTGGGAAGACGATGCAAGTCATCGCATTTTTGTTGCATCAGCGTGAGCAGGATAAGCTGGTGCCATCCCTAATCGTGCTGCCGATTGCGCTGATTGAAAACTGGAAAAATGAAATCGAGAAGTTCGCGCCGGTACTAAAAGACAGCATTTATATCCACCAAGGCAGTCAACGTATCAAGGATGTCGCTTTTTTGGAGAACCAGCCTCTTACTTTTATTAGCTATGACACGCTTAAGGTGGATCAGCTTATCTTTGGGCAAGTTACATACCAAAACATCATAGCGGATGAAGCACAAAATATTAAATCTCATTTGTCCTCCAGATCTCGGGCATTGCGTGCAATGAAAGGGAACTTCCGACTGGCGATGACGGGTACACCGGTAGAAAATGGTCTGGAAGAACTCTGGACCATCATGGATTTCGTAGCACCAGGTGAAATGTTCTCGCTGGCTGAATTCAAAGCGCAGTTCGTGAAACAAACTAATCACGAATTACTGATGACAAAACTGAAAGATTTTTACTTGAGAAGAACCAAGCAGGAAGTACTTGCAGATAGGCTCCCGCAAAAGCATTTACTGGCACCTGTTTACCTAAATGCATCGGCCAAGCAAAAGCACTTAGCTGGGACAGTGCGAAGTTCAATGAGCGGAGGACAAGCTTCTGCTTTGAATGCTCTCATGCATCTCCGGCAGCTTTATGCTCATCCTGCCGTCGTAACGGATGAAGAGCCTTTAGTTCGTGATTCACCAAAGTTGGTGGAATTGATGGCATTACTTGGACGAGTTCAAAAACAACAAGAGAAGGTTCTTGTATTTACTGAGTTTAGAAAGGTCCATTCCATTTTAAAAACCGAAATCACAAAGAAGTACGGCATTCATGTGCCTGTCATTGACGGTACGACTGCTAACCGGTCAGAAGTGGTTCGGCAATTTAATGAAAAGAGCGGGTTTGCCGTCATGCTCCTTTCCCCGAAAGCTGCGGGTGTAGGACTGACAATCACCAGTGCCAATCATGTCATCCATTTCACCCGGTGGTGGAACCCGGCAGTCGAGAACCAGGCGACGGATAGAGCTTACCGGATTGGACAAACAAAAGACGTTTATGTTTATCAGTTGATCACAAAGGATGCAGAGAATTTTCCAAAAGGAACTGTAGAAGAACTGATGCATGAGCTCTTGTCAGAGAAATCGGCGCTGGCTGAGAATGTAATCGTTCCGTTTGATACTGCGTCTTTTCAGAGGCAAGTCTTGGAGAAAATGAAAAGTGTATAA
- a CDS encoding beta-propeller domain-containing protein: MNRRMIWLGVAAIIATLGIGLAFMIEKVAVNAPSIVMNDSEMRVTFSSPLDESGLSGEEVYVTDESGEKVDAAIQVAGNGQALEIDPLPKGDYTLHISDEVLGGGLFKTLTANRVPFSIMDSLEPLTKKQLTDYFERLAKRMKEQQEGFGIFAEGEEAVEESASADSAGASEHSATNVQEAGVDEADSVKTDGSYIYSAMEGEVVITDIRNPANLSTASEITFWEHVWPDRLFLQDDLLIVLGQRYGAADIQSSSEKSPPVEMMPHIEMTAIYFYDISDPANPELVREISTEGHLNSARIANGVLYFVTNVYKMAYWNGGSLEEDNLRPFLYDSKNDSGLQPIPYEQLTILPGTLEGAYSITSAVDLDDSAQNELMTKGFLGSSEQLYMTEETLYLTATNYVPAESEAEDAPEMGFWGPQDANTGIFKFLLDGTAVAFDASAEVTGTLLNQFSMDEHEGNLRVATTEHNWGFPEEQLSENQLFILDKDLNVTGSVEGLARGERIYSVRFMGDKAYVVTFRETDPLFVIDVSDPAAPEVLGELKIPGFSNYLHPLDDQHLIGFGMETELEPVKGAPPMVVTKGMKISLFDVTDPLNPIEEDVELIGDAGTYSPIMHDHKALLAIPDRNLYGFPVAISREDREMGMELESQGAFLLEITADGIEREADLTVSDENDYFNSFEMVERIVYSGDSLYTVAPGKIASYDMDSYEQTDVLEYTIQ, translated from the coding sequence GTGAACAGGCGGATGATATGGCTTGGTGTAGCGGCAATTATCGCAACCCTCGGTATCGGACTGGCGTTTATGATTGAAAAAGTGGCGGTTAACGCACCTTCGATTGTGATGAACGACTCTGAGATGCGCGTCACATTTTCTTCGCCGCTGGATGAAAGCGGGCTTTCCGGTGAGGAAGTTTATGTGACAGACGAGAGCGGAGAAAAAGTGGATGCGGCCATCCAAGTTGCCGGGAACGGCCAAGCACTGGAAATCGATCCGCTGCCAAAAGGAGATTATACCCTCCACATCAGCGATGAGGTGCTGGGAGGCGGTCTATTCAAGACACTCACTGCCAATCGGGTTCCTTTTTCCATCATGGACAGCTTGGAGCCGCTGACGAAGAAACAGCTGACGGACTATTTTGAGCGGCTCGCAAAACGGATGAAAGAGCAGCAGGAAGGTTTCGGTATTTTTGCGGAAGGAGAAGAAGCGGTTGAGGAGTCCGCTTCTGCAGACAGTGCGGGAGCTTCTGAACATTCCGCTACGAATGTTCAGGAAGCCGGGGTCGATGAAGCGGATTCTGTTAAAACAGACGGCTCCTACATTTACTCCGCAATGGAAGGGGAAGTTGTCATCACGGATATCCGGAATCCCGCAAATTTAAGTACAGCATCGGAAATCACATTCTGGGAACATGTATGGCCTGATCGCCTGTTTTTGCAGGATGACCTTTTGATTGTGCTTGGGCAGCGATACGGTGCAGCGGATATTCAGTCTTCATCTGAAAAGTCTCCGCCGGTGGAAATGATGCCCCATATAGAAATGACCGCTATCTATTTTTATGATATCAGCGATCCGGCGAACCCGGAACTGGTTCGGGAAATCAGCACGGAAGGCCATTTGAACAGCGCCCGCATCGCAAATGGGGTCCTGTATTTTGTGACCAATGTCTATAAAATGGCGTATTGGAATGGCGGTTCACTTGAAGAGGATAACTTGCGGCCGTTCCTGTATGACTCGAAAAACGACAGCGGGCTGCAGCCGATTCCGTATGAGCAACTGACCATTCTGCCGGGCACACTGGAAGGAGCCTACAGTATCACTTCCGCAGTCGACCTGGATGATTCCGCACAAAATGAGCTCATGACGAAAGGTTTTCTCGGTTCAAGCGAACAGCTGTATATGACAGAAGAAACACTGTATTTGACAGCGACGAATTATGTGCCGGCTGAAAGCGAAGCGGAGGATGCGCCGGAAATGGGATTCTGGGGACCGCAGGATGCCAACACGGGGATATTCAAGTTCCTGCTCGACGGAACAGCCGTAGCATTCGATGCATCCGCGGAAGTGACCGGCACACTGCTGAACCAGTTCTCGATGGACGAGCACGAAGGGAATTTGAGGGTCGCTACGACAGAGCACAATTGGGGCTTCCCGGAGGAACAGCTATCTGAAAACCAATTATTCATTTTGGATAAGGATCTGAATGTGACAGGTTCGGTCGAGGGGCTGGCAAGAGGTGAGCGGATTTATTCCGTCCGGTTCATGGGCGATAAAGCGTACGTCGTCACGTTCCGCGAGACAGATCCGCTATTCGTGATCGATGTGAGCGATCCGGCAGCTCCGGAAGTGCTCGGCGAGCTGAAAATTCCCGGGTTTTCGAATTATCTGCACCCGCTCGATGATCAGCACTTGATCGGATTTGGCATGGAAACGGAACTCGAACCGGTGAAAGGCGCACCCCCGATGGTCGTGACGAAAGGGATGAAGATTTCGCTGTTTGATGTGACGGATCCGCTGAACCCGATAGAAGAAGACGTTGAACTCATTGGGGATGCCGGAACGTATTCGCCGATTATGCATGACCATAAAGCGCTGCTTGCGATTCCGGACCGGAACCTTTACGGATTCCCTGTCGCCATTTCCCGAGAAGACAGGGAGATGGGGATGGAGTTAGAGTCGCAGGGCGCATTCCTCCTCGAAATCACGGCCGACGGAATTGAACGGGAAGCGGATCTGACCGTCAGCGACGAGAATGATTACTTCAACTCGTTTGAGATGGTGGAGCGGATCGTCTACAGTGGTGATTCCCTGTATACCGTCGCGCCCGGCAA
- a CDS encoding OmpA family protein, whose product MVFALVLTTVILEYKEDIEEKQRQIDEVTTLKADIIAALMEEFKDSNMNIEVDPQTGAIRFPGNILYEYDSTELSEEGVAFLRNFVPKYFGIILQERFKDDIASIIVEGHTDKEGSYLYNLNLSQQRSFSVVEEIYQEGFPDFEQKEISKEILTSNGRSYTVPVENEDGTYSAEKSRRVEFLFRLKEDERIEAIQKLVTDE is encoded by the coding sequence ATGGTATTCGCGCTTGTCTTAACCACTGTCATTCTTGAGTACAAAGAAGACATCGAAGAGAAGCAGCGCCAGATAGATGAAGTGACAACCCTTAAAGCCGACATTATTGCAGCATTGATGGAGGAATTTAAAGACTCAAACATGAATATAGAAGTTGATCCGCAAACGGGAGCCATCCGATTCCCGGGTAATATTCTATACGAATACGACTCTACGGAACTTTCCGAAGAAGGAGTCGCTTTCCTCAGAAATTTTGTGCCGAAATATTTTGGTATCATTCTGCAGGAACGGTTTAAGGATGATATTGCTTCAATCATCGTCGAAGGGCATACCGACAAGGAAGGTTCCTATCTTTACAATCTGAATTTATCACAGCAACGATCTTTTTCGGTCGTTGAGGAAATATATCAGGAGGGGTTCCCTGATTTTGAACAAAAAGAGATCTCAAAAGAAATACTCACTTCTAATGGTCGCAGCTATACTGTCCCCGTCGAAAACGAAGATGGGACGTATAGTGCTGAGAAATCCCGGCGCGTTGAATTCTTATTTAGGTTGAAAGAAGATGAACGGATTGAAGCAATTCAAAAGTTGGTGACTGACGAATGA
- a CDS encoding DUF6998 domain-containing protein, producing MALTQMQIIQSLGEAMNWLERELSWGADPRELRHLIGRMGELYVAMYTNGNMAGAVNERGYDVVTKDNERISVKTTARTGSSGFVAFNPNTLHLADRIIILRFNEEEMELEILLDEPIEAAKKLMTERPDGKLSIAMSKLSEPRRKIRNDQDVLAIRSAIYENYEIRELESGSIEVYENGEKQQIVKPALREIAGRLSISTLNSKGNPYNTRQLGTVIIKELKQVEQ from the coding sequence ATGGCATTAACCCAAATGCAAATCATCCAGTCGCTTGGTGAAGCGATGAACTGGTTGGAACGAGAACTAAGCTGGGGAGCAGATCCACGTGAATTGCGTCACTTGATTGGTCGCATGGGCGAATTGTATGTAGCGATGTATACGAATGGCAATATGGCGGGAGCGGTGAATGAGCGAGGCTATGATGTGGTGACAAAAGACAATGAGCGTATCTCGGTGAAGACGACCGCGCGCACCGGCAGCAGCGGATTCGTAGCGTTCAATCCAAACACCTTGCACCTGGCTGACCGGATCATTATTCTCCGGTTCAACGAAGAGGAAATGGAACTGGAGATTTTGCTGGATGAACCGATTGAAGCAGCGAAAAAATTGATGACGGAGCGGCCGGACGGTAAACTGTCGATCGCCATGTCGAAACTGTCCGAACCAAGACGAAAAATTCGCAATGACCAAGATGTCTTGGCGATAAGGAGCGCTATTTACGAGAATTACGAAATCCGGGAACTGGAAAGCGGGAGTATTGAAGTATATGAAAATGGAGAAAAACAGCAGATTGTGAAGCCGGCTCTTCGGGAGATTGCGGGGCGGCTTTCAATTTCGACACTGAACTCAAAGGGCAACCCGTATAATACGAGGCAGCTGGGGACGGTAATTATTAAGGAATTGAAACAAGTAGAGCAGTAA
- a CDS encoding MotA/TolQ/ExbB proton channel family protein yields MSASFCYFCPNILRKNLEDGDTIEGKRQSEGKRVFSYFEELFLGFETAGLDVFTNSFMMLQLLIFAALLGFHLIWNLINYNDMRIVKSQLKKIEGNTQVGELNPALSSIFNRLKPFSSYKKQWDKYYGRITKEKAVDEKIRVEPFFGYDAMHDALGQRSVLDYGGGLQVSLGVLGTFIGLAIGLAGLNFTDSTVLMDGVTNLIGGMKTAFYTSVLGVVLSIIWIFIDRTITYNTDRSIEWHINKLHFLLNADDEEIFLNRLEKIQHQQVDQMRTLLTDALEKAMVPFVQTIEAGNREMSDQLRMQAETSKEHLNIIKNQGDDLSGQLVEQITTSTSKTINDFNTMLQNSQSAQEQMFSTLTQSIAQFEQVAASNQQVMGRTDQIVENFSALSTRMESAQSHYSKSQERLTELAAGFGGMQEMMLQQIESQQVLSDRNYDFMQKSDNLVEQFTSFGERMTEVQQTMIEDLVGKTEMVSGRFEQLAEELRTSSEKQMEATQNSAEYIEHAKVAISELIPLSTSLNETVSGLGELATMLNDMKEMQGELIPHLEEWNGNLTGQIESFMETTEISLKETTEQIRYSKEQWEQTARNLSAVKSELSQSVRDFKDNIESGVQTTFEQFDLQLKEAVTHFKIMADNYKDANNYLTDYVSQLEKRVESAV; encoded by the coding sequence TTGTCAGCATCTTTTTGTTATTTTTGTCCTAATATTTTGAGGAAAAATTTAGAAGACGGTGATACAATTGAAGGAAAAAGACAAAGTGAGGGGAAGCGTGTGTTTTCGTATTTTGAAGAACTCTTTTTAGGGTTTGAAACTGCGGGTCTCGATGTATTTACTAATAGCTTTATGATGCTTCAGCTCCTTATTTTCGCAGCGTTGCTTGGATTTCATTTGATATGGAACTTAATCAATTATAACGATATGCGCATAGTGAAAAGTCAATTGAAGAAAATAGAAGGAAACACACAAGTAGGGGAACTGAATCCTGCTTTAAGTTCAATATTCAATAGATTGAAACCTTTTTCTTCATACAAAAAGCAGTGGGATAAATACTATGGCCGAATTACAAAAGAGAAGGCTGTGGACGAAAAAATACGTGTAGAACCTTTTTTTGGATATGATGCCATGCATGATGCCTTAGGGCAACGGAGTGTCCTTGATTATGGAGGCGGCCTTCAAGTTTCATTAGGCGTCTTAGGAACCTTTATCGGTCTTGCAATTGGTTTAGCAGGCTTGAATTTTACAGACTCAACAGTTCTTATGGACGGCGTGACGAATCTAATCGGGGGAATGAAAACCGCTTTTTATACGTCCGTCCTTGGAGTAGTGTTATCAATAATTTGGATTTTCATCGATCGTACCATTACATACAACACAGACCGTTCCATTGAATGGCATATCAATAAATTGCATTTCCTGCTCAATGCCGATGATGAAGAGATCTTTTTGAACAGACTCGAGAAAATCCAGCATCAGCAAGTTGATCAGATGCGGACGTTGTTAACAGATGCTTTGGAGAAAGCCATGGTTCCTTTTGTGCAGACAATTGAAGCAGGAAACAGAGAAATGTCTGATCAACTTCGCATGCAGGCAGAAACATCAAAAGAACATTTAAATATCATTAAAAACCAGGGAGACGATTTGTCGGGCCAGCTTGTAGAACAAATTACAACTTCCACATCGAAAACGATTAATGATTTTAACACCATGCTTCAGAACTCTCAGTCAGCACAGGAGCAAATGTTTTCTACACTGACACAATCGATTGCTCAATTCGAACAAGTTGCAGCATCAAACCAGCAGGTAATGGGACGGACCGATCAGATTGTGGAGAATTTCTCTGCGCTCTCTACCCGCATGGAATCTGCACAGAGTCATTACAGCAAATCACAGGAGCGGTTGACAGAGCTGGCAGCAGGTTTTGGCGGTATGCAAGAGATGATGCTGCAGCAGATTGAATCGCAACAAGTCCTCAGTGATCGAAACTATGATTTTATGCAGAAATCGGACAATCTTGTTGAGCAGTTCACTTCTTTTGGAGAACGGATGACTGAAGTCCAACAAACCATGATTGAAGACCTTGTCGGAAAAACTGAAATGGTTTCTGGCCGCTTTGAACAACTGGCAGAGGAACTTCGTACTTCGTCTGAAAAGCAAATGGAAGCTACTCAAAATTCCGCTGAGTATATTGAACACGCGAAAGTGGCGATCAGTGAATTGATCCCGTTGAGTACATCGTTAAATGAAACCGTATCAGGCCTTGGAGAATTAGCAACTATGTTAAATGACATGAAAGAGATGCAAGGTGAGCTCATTCCACATTTAGAAGAATGGAACGGTAACCTGACAGGACAAATCGAGTCCTTTATGGAAACAACGGAGATAAGCTTAAAAGAAACAACAGAACAGATCCGATATTCAAAAGAGCAGTGGGAGCAGACTGCCAGAAACCTTTCTGCTGTTAAGTCAGAACTCAGTCAGTCTGTCCGTGACTTCAAAGATAATATTGAATCCGGTGTACAGACAACATTCGAACAATTTGATCTGCAACTGAAAGAAGCAGTTACGCACTTTAAGATTATGGCTGATAACTACAAAGATGCAAATAACTACTTAACTGATTATGTAAGCCAACTGGAAAAAAGAGTTGAGTCGGCTGTATGA